A stretch of the Streptomyces venezuelae genome encodes the following:
- a CDS encoding lipid II:glycine glycyltransferase FemX: MCALLVTPPASPQLEPELRVRTLSVPEYQAFLARHRQASFLQYPSWAGVKNLWRSERVGWHGPAGDILGGALVLYRQLPGTRKYFAYLPEGPVADWADPHIDRWLTPLMRHLRAAGAFAVRIGPTPTYRRWDAAAAKAAAGPGRQISDVLATEADPLGTAVADRLRTRGWKRCGGEDDGDAQPRHVFRVPLAGRSLDDLWSGLNQEWRRNVRKADKAGVETTVGTAEDLPEFYRLLQLTEERDGFRLGRSLAYYRQQYEALNAEAPGRMRLYLATHQGEILAAHTMIVAGRRVWYQTGASADHRREVRPSNALQWRMLCDAHALGADEYDMRGVPSTLDPDERSFGLLRWKLGTGGQIVETLGEWEIPMDGYANSALYKAFQAYLARR, from the coding sequence GTGTGTGCCCTGCTCGTGACCCCGCCCGCCTCGCCCCAGCTCGAACCGGAGCTCCGCGTCCGGACCCTGTCCGTCCCCGAGTACCAGGCCTTCCTCGCCCGGCACCGGCAGGCCAGCTTCCTTCAGTACCCGTCCTGGGCCGGGGTGAAGAACCTCTGGCGCTCGGAGCGGGTCGGCTGGCACGGCCCGGCCGGGGACATCCTCGGCGGCGCCCTCGTCCTCTACCGCCAGCTCCCCGGTACCCGTAAGTACTTCGCCTATCTGCCCGAAGGGCCGGTGGCGGACTGGGCCGACCCGCACATCGACCGCTGGCTCACCCCCCTGATGCGCCACCTCCGGGCCGCCGGCGCCTTCGCCGTACGGATCGGCCCCACCCCCACCTACCGCCGCTGGGACGCCGCCGCCGCCAAGGCCGCCGCCGGCCCCGGCCGGCAGATATCCGACGTCCTCGCCACCGAGGCCGACCCGCTCGGCACCGCCGTCGCCGACCGGCTGCGCACCCGCGGCTGGAAGCGCTGCGGCGGGGAGGACGACGGGGACGCCCAGCCCCGGCACGTCTTCCGGGTCCCGCTGGCCGGCCGCTCCCTCGACGACCTGTGGTCCGGCCTCAACCAGGAATGGCGCCGCAACGTGCGCAAGGCCGACAAGGCCGGCGTGGAAACCACCGTCGGCACCGCCGAGGACCTCCCCGAGTTCTACCGGCTGCTCCAGCTCACCGAGGAACGCGACGGATTCCGGCTCGGCCGCTCCCTCGCCTACTACCGGCAGCAGTACGAGGCCCTGAACGCCGAGGCACCCGGCCGGATGCGCCTCTACCTGGCCACCCACCAGGGCGAGATCCTCGCCGCCCACACCATGATCGTGGCCGGCCGCCGGGTCTGGTACCAGACCGGTGCCTCCGCCGACCACCGCCGCGAGGTCCGCCCCAGCAACGCCCTCCAGTGGCGCATGCTGTGTGACGCCCACGCCCTCGGCGCCGACGAGTACGACATGCGCGGGGTACCCTCCACCCTCGACCCCGACGAACGTTCCTTCGGACTGCTGCGCTGGAAGCTCGGTACCGGTGGGCAGATCGTGGAAACACTCGGCGAATGGGAGATCCCGATGGACGGATACGCCAACTCGGCGCTCTACAAGGCCTTCCAGGCCTACCTGGCGCGCCGGTGA
- a CDS encoding Ig-like domain-containing protein, protein MSRTRRTARHAALAGTALLAAALTACSGGSGGSGSGDGKNAEMKPKAPMAISVNLTGTEVKAGEPVKVTVAEGKLTQVKVTDAKGGELVGQISPDGKTWTSERNASPGGQYKVEAQNADSQTATAQFKTSAADKVNKVSIFPGKNSTVGVAQPVSLVFDNPVKNKAEVEKHLKVTTSNNTEGSWGWMTDYSGKDRVDWRPKEYWKSGTDVKVQMNLNGVDSGQGGGYFVRDYSTEFKTGKDRRLLVNLDTKQMTVTEEGQTVKTIPVSAGTPGGQKASWSGKMALMSKEGTINMNSETVGLGDAYDKMVDYSMRVTWSGMYIHAAPWNSGNFGRANASSGCVGMSDGNAAALFAMAQVGDVVEVTGGGSKGNAKLGNGYTEWNLSWEEWKTKSALAGN, encoded by the coding sequence TTGAGCCGTACACGCCGTACCGCCCGTCACGCCGCGCTTGCCGGCACCGCGCTGCTGGCCGCCGCGCTGACCGCCTGTTCGGGCGGTTCCGGTGGCTCGGGCAGCGGCGACGGCAAGAACGCGGAAATGAAGCCGAAGGCACCCATGGCCATCTCGGTCAACCTGACCGGGACCGAGGTCAAGGCGGGTGAGCCGGTCAAGGTGACCGTGGCCGAGGGCAAGCTGACGCAGGTGAAGGTGACCGATGCCAAGGGCGGTGAGCTGGTCGGCCAGATATCGCCGGACGGCAAGACCTGGACCTCGGAGCGGAACGCCTCGCCGGGCGGGCAGTACAAGGTGGAGGCCCAGAACGCCGACAGCCAGACCGCGACCGCGCAGTTCAAGACAAGCGCCGCGGACAAGGTGAACAAGGTCTCGATCTTCCCGGGCAAGAACTCCACGGTGGGCGTGGCCCAGCCGGTGTCGCTGGTCTTCGACAACCCGGTGAAGAACAAGGCCGAGGTGGAGAAGCACCTGAAGGTGACCACCTCGAACAACACCGAGGGCTCCTGGGGCTGGATGACGGACTACTCGGGCAAGGACCGGGTGGACTGGCGGCCGAAGGAGTACTGGAAGTCCGGCACCGACGTCAAGGTGCAGATGAACCTCAACGGGGTGGACTCCGGCCAGGGCGGCGGCTACTTCGTCCGCGACTACAGCACCGAGTTCAAGACCGGCAAGGACCGCCGGCTCCTGGTGAACCTCGACACCAAGCAGATGACGGTGACCGAGGAGGGGCAGACGGTGAAGACGATCCCGGTGTCGGCGGGCACGCCCGGCGGCCAGAAGGCGTCCTGGTCCGGGAAGATGGCGCTGATGTCGAAGGAGGGCACCATCAACATGAACTCCGAGACGGTGGGCCTGGGCGACGCCTACGACAAGATGGTCGACTACTCGATGCGGGTGACCTGGTCCGGGATGTACATCCACGCCGCCCCCTGGAACTCCGGGAACTTCGGCCGCGCCAATGCCAGTTCCGGCTGTGTGGGGATGAGCGACGGCAATGCCGCCGCCCTGTTCGCCATGGCCCAGGTGGGCGATGTGGTCGAGGTGACCGGCGGCGGTTCGAAGGGCAACGCCAAGCTGGGCAACGGCTACACGGAGTGGAACCTCTCCTGGGAGGAGTGGAAGACCAAGTCCGCCCTGGCCGGCAACTGA
- a CDS encoding CocE/NonD family hydrolase — protein MARTPTAAATVTALLAAAALGLAPHQAQAAPAAAVPATTGTTGTTGTAAAEQSGPSFHDIPGSGGITLKGNVFTPAGAQAGRKYPLIVLPTSWGMPQIEYIAQAKKLADSGYVVVSYTSRGFWLSGGEIEVAGPPDIADVSAVIDWALANSPADPGRIGLGGVSYGAGISLLAAAHDARIKTVVALSGWADLIESIYSGRTQHRQAAGLLGAAGYLTGRPGGELKQILGDFLGSNLAKEQQMIEWGKKRSAAEQIDRINANGAAIMLGNAWGDTIFPPNQYAEFFEKLTGPKRLEFRPGDHATAEAGGLLGLPNDTWTSAHRWFDHHLKGERNGVDTEAPVRLKSRSTGGYEDYPDWKSVGAAGTERLALSDSEHLFTGVDSGANGGLVFLSSILDQFVKAPPVASVPLLPRAFAAVWQSGRYEEARRIRGTVRLHTTVTPTRADGTFVAYLYDVGPLGIGKLVSNAPYTFHGKTPGQSFGVDLELFSTAYDVPEGHRLALVIDTVDPLYIEHNPTGAQLTFSSPRSDPSYVSVPLREQ, from the coding sequence ATGGCACGCACCCCCACAGCTGCCGCAACCGTGACGGCACTGCTGGCCGCAGCCGCCCTGGGCCTGGCCCCCCACCAGGCCCAGGCGGCGCCCGCCGCCGCCGTCCCTGCCACCACCGGCACCACCGGCACCACCGGCACTGCCGCCGCCGAGCAGAGCGGACCGAGCTTCCACGACATCCCGGGCTCCGGCGGGATCACCCTCAAGGGCAATGTCTTCACCCCGGCCGGCGCCCAGGCCGGCCGGAAATACCCGCTGATCGTGCTCCCCACCAGCTGGGGCATGCCGCAGATCGAATACATCGCGCAGGCCAAGAAGCTCGCCGACTCCGGCTATGTGGTGGTCAGTTACACCTCCCGCGGGTTCTGGCTCTCCGGCGGCGAGATCGAGGTGGCCGGCCCGCCGGACATCGCCGATGTCTCGGCCGTCATCGACTGGGCGCTCGCCAACAGCCCGGCCGACCCCGGCCGCATCGGCCTGGGCGGGGTCTCCTACGGCGCCGGCATCAGCCTGCTCGCCGCCGCCCACGATGCCCGTATCAAGACCGTGGTCGCCCTCAGCGGCTGGGCCGACCTGATCGAGTCGATCTACTCCGGCCGCACCCAGCATCGCCAGGCCGCCGGTCTGCTCGGGGCCGCCGGATACCTCACCGGCCGCCCCGGCGGCGAACTGAAGCAGATCCTCGGCGACTTCCTCGGCTCCAACCTGGCCAAGGAGCAGCAGATGATCGAGTGGGGGAAGAAGCGCTCGGCCGCCGAGCAGATCGACCGGATCAACGCCAACGGTGCCGCGATCATGCTGGGCAATGCCTGGGGCGACACCATCTTCCCGCCCAACCAATACGCCGAGTTCTTCGAGAAGCTGACCGGCCCCAAGCGCCTGGAGTTCCGCCCGGGCGACCACGCCACCGCCGAGGCGGGCGGCCTGCTGGGCCTGCCCAACGACACCTGGACCAGTGCCCACCGCTGGTTCGACCACCACCTCAAGGGCGAGCGCAACGGGGTGGACACCGAGGCCCCGGTCCGGCTGAAGTCCCGTAGCACGGGCGGCTACGAGGATTACCCGGACTGGAAGTCGGTCGGCGCGGCGGGCACCGAGCGGCTGGCGCTCTCCGACAGCGAGCACCTCTTCACGGGCGTGGACTCCGGCGCCAACGGCGGCCTCGTCTTCCTGTCCAGCATCCTGGACCAGTTCGTCAAGGCTCCCCCGGTCGCATCCGTTCCGCTGCTTCCCCGCGCCTTCGCCGCCGTCTGGCAGTCCGGCCGCTACGAGGAGGCCCGCCGCATCCGCGGCACCGTCAGGCTGCACACCACCGTCACCCCCACCCGGGCGGACGGCACCTTCGTGGCCTACCTCTACGACGTCGGCCCGCTCGGCATCGGCAAGCTGGTCTCCAACGCCCCGTACACCTTCCACGGGAAGACCCCCGGGCAGTCCTTCGGGGTGGATCTGGAGCTGTTCTCCACCGCCTACGACGTGCCCGAGGGGCATCGGCTCGCTCTGGTCATCGACACGGTCGACCCGCTCTACATCGAGCACAACCCCACCGGCGCGCAGCTGACCTTCTCCTCGCCGCGGTCCGATCCCTCGTACGTCTCGGTCCCGCTGCGCGAGCAGTGA
- a CDS encoding amino acid ABC transporter permease: MTATETGTAPAPGRHADTESTALYDIPGPRARRRHFLYGILSTVVVLALLGWILYLLFSTGQFTADKWSPFTYEGIQELVLRGLGNTLKAFAYASVLSLLLGGVLATGRLSVHRPVRWLSTVCVEFFRAMPVLVMIFFIFVALKVQPLPALVAGLTLYNGSVLAEVFRTGINAVERGQREAAYALGMRKTQVMTYVLAPQALRAMLPTIISQLVVALKDTSLGYLITYEEFLHAGKLIASNLDYDLPFIPVVMIISPIYIGMCMLLSWFATWVAKRQRRSPKTDAGHVAPPEPRPVLPGQS; this comes from the coding sequence ATGACCGCCACCGAGACCGGGACCGCGCCCGCACCCGGGCGGCATGCCGACACCGAGTCCACCGCCCTCTACGACATCCCCGGCCCCCGGGCTCGGCGCCGGCACTTCCTCTACGGGATCCTCTCCACCGTGGTGGTGCTGGCCCTGCTCGGCTGGATCCTCTACCTGCTCTTCTCGACCGGGCAGTTCACCGCCGACAAATGGAGCCCCTTCACCTACGAGGGCATCCAGGAACTGGTGCTCAGGGGCCTGGGGAACACCCTCAAGGCCTTCGCCTACGCCTCCGTGCTCTCGCTGCTGCTCGGCGGGGTGCTCGCGACCGGCCGGCTGTCGGTGCACCGGCCGGTGCGCTGGCTGTCCACCGTCTGCGTGGAGTTCTTCCGGGCCATGCCGGTCCTGGTGATGATCTTCTTCATCTTCGTGGCGCTGAAGGTCCAGCCGCTGCCCGCGCTGGTGGCCGGACTGACCCTCTACAACGGCTCGGTCCTGGCCGAGGTGTTCCGCACCGGCATCAACGCGGTGGAGCGCGGCCAGCGCGAGGCGGCGTATGCGCTGGGCATGCGCAAGACCCAGGTGATGACGTACGTACTGGCCCCCCAGGCGCTCCGGGCCATGCTGCCGACCATCATCAGCCAGCTGGTGGTCGCCCTGAAGGACACCTCGCTCGGCTACCTGATCACCTACGAGGAGTTCCTGCACGCGGGCAAGCTGATCGCCTCCAACCTCGACTACGATCTGCCCTTCATCCCGGTCGTGATGATCATCTCGCCCATCTACATCGGGATGTGCATGCTGCTGTCCTGGTTCGCCACCTGGGTGGCCAAGCGTCAGCGGCGCAGCCCCAAGACCGATGCGGGCCATGTCGCCCCGCCCGAGCCGAGGCCGGTGCTGCCGGGACAGAGCTGA
- a CDS encoding amino acid ABC transporter permease, translating to MDVLTDNFALYGKGFLGTVELTVYSSLLALVLGFLMASFRVAPVGSFRVFGTVWVTVLRNTPLTLLFFAVLLGLPRFGLVLPFEVFAVIALGCYTSAFICEALRSGINTVPKGQGEAARSLGMSFGQTLGDVVLPQAFRSVIPPIGSTLIALAKNTAIAGAFSVNELLGTYKTLSELGYSIIWTFFWIAVGYLIITLSISALFNVLEKRWGIAR from the coding sequence ATGGACGTACTCACCGACAACTTCGCCCTCTACGGCAAGGGCTTCCTCGGCACCGTCGAACTCACCGTCTACTCCTCGCTGCTCGCCCTGGTCCTCGGCTTCCTCATGGCCTCCTTCCGGGTCGCCCCCGTCGGTTCCTTCCGGGTCTTCGGCACGGTGTGGGTGACGGTGCTCCGCAACACCCCCCTGACCCTGCTCTTCTTCGCGGTCCTGCTCGGACTGCCGCGTTTCGGGCTGGTCCTGCCCTTCGAGGTGTTCGCCGTCATCGCCCTCGGCTGCTACACCTCCGCCTTCATCTGCGAGGCGCTGCGCTCGGGCATCAACACCGTGCCCAAGGGGCAGGGCGAGGCCGCCCGCAGCCTGGGGATGTCCTTCGGCCAGACCCTCGGCGACGTGGTGCTGCCCCAGGCGTTCCGGTCGGTGATCCCGCCGATCGGCTCCACCCTGATCGCGCTGGCCAAGAACACGGCCATCGCCGGCGCCTTCAGCGTCAACGAGCTGCTGGGCACGTACAAGACGCTCAGCGAGCTCGGCTACAGCATCATCTGGACCTTCTTCTGGATCGCCGTGGGCTATCTGATCATCACCCTGTCCATCAGCGCGCTGTTCAACGTCCTCGAAAAGCGTTGGGGGATCGCCCGATGA
- a CDS encoding glutamate ABC transporter substrate-binding protein yields the protein MTTPSRSRLPAHRPALILVLLLALVAAVTGCGKDGSPPVKGPQPEDLPVYQVATGFSLPDSPTWQRAKKRGRLVIGVKEDQPYLGEKDPASGRYSGFDIEIAKMMAASLGFRPDQIEFKTVASANRETALQNGQIDYYVGTYTINDNRKKQVGFAGPYYMAGQSLLVRRDEEDIKGPEDLAGKRVCSAAGSTPAQRLEREYPQADLVTYDTYSVCVDNLLTYQVDAVSTDDSILLGYAAKVPEELKVVGKPFSREPYGIGVPRGDNALRFALDDALAANEKNGNWKKAYDATLGLSGTPAPAPPAIDRYPAN from the coding sequence ATGACCACCCCCAGCCGCTCCCGCCTGCCCGCACACCGCCCCGCCCTGATCCTCGTACTGCTCCTCGCCCTCGTCGCGGCCGTCACCGGCTGCGGAAAGGACGGCAGCCCGCCCGTCAAGGGGCCGCAGCCCGAGGACCTCCCCGTCTACCAGGTCGCCACCGGCTTCAGCCTGCCCGACTCGCCGACCTGGCAGCGCGCGAAGAAACGCGGCCGGCTGGTGATCGGCGTCAAGGAGGACCAGCCCTACCTGGGCGAGAAGGACCCCGCCAGCGGCCGGTACTCCGGCTTCGACATCGAGATCGCCAAGATGATGGCCGCCTCCCTCGGCTTCCGCCCCGATCAGATCGAGTTCAAGACGGTCGCCTCCGCCAACCGCGAGACCGCCCTGCAGAACGGCCAGATCGACTACTACGTCGGCACCTACACCATCAACGACAACCGCAAGAAGCAGGTCGGCTTCGCCGGGCCCTACTACATGGCCGGCCAGTCCCTGCTGGTCCGCCGCGACGAGGAGGACATCAAGGGCCCCGAGGACCTGGCCGGCAAACGGGTCTGCTCGGCGGCCGGCTCCACCCCCGCCCAGCGGCTCGAACGCGAATACCCCCAGGCCGACCTGGTCACCTACGACACCTACTCGGTCTGCGTCGACAACCTGCTGACCTACCAGGTCGACGCGGTCTCCACCGACGACTCCATCCTCCTCGGCTACGCGGCCAAGGTGCCCGAGGAGCTCAAGGTCGTCGGCAAGCCCTTCTCCCGGGAGCCCTACGGCATCGGCGTCCCGCGCGGCGACAACGCCCTGCGCTTCGCCCTCGACGACGCCCTCGCCGCCAACGAGAAGAACGGCAACTGGAAGAAGGCGTACGACGCCACGCTCGGCCTGTCGGGAACGCCCGCCCCGGCGCCGCCCGCCATCGACCGCTACCCGGCGAACTGA
- a CDS encoding amino acid ABC transporter ATP-binding protein, giving the protein MAVDPLIELRDVNKYYGQLHVLQDINLTVGRGEVVVIIGPSGSGKSTLCRTINRLETIESGTIRLDGQPLPDEGKELAALRAEVGMVFQSFNLFAHKTVLANVSLAQVKVRKRKRDEADKRSRELLDRVGLASQAEKYPAQLSGGQQQRVAIARALAMDPKALLFDEPTSALDPEMINEVLEVMQQLARDGMTMVVVTHEMGFARSAANRVVFMADGRIVEDRTPEQFFTAPESDRARDFLSKILKH; this is encoded by the coding sequence ATGGCCGTCGATCCGTTGATCGAGCTGCGGGACGTCAACAAGTACTACGGGCAACTGCACGTCCTCCAAGACATCAACCTCACCGTCGGCCGCGGGGAGGTGGTGGTGATCATCGGCCCCTCCGGCTCCGGGAAATCCACCCTCTGCCGGACCATCAACCGGCTGGAGACCATCGAGTCCGGCACCATCCGCCTGGACGGACAGCCCCTGCCCGACGAGGGCAAGGAGCTGGCGGCACTGCGCGCCGAGGTTGGCATGGTCTTCCAGTCCTTCAACCTCTTCGCCCACAAGACCGTCCTCGCCAATGTCTCCCTGGCCCAGGTCAAGGTCCGCAAACGGAAGCGGGACGAGGCCGACAAGCGCTCCCGGGAACTCCTGGACCGGGTCGGCCTCGCCTCCCAGGCGGAGAAGTACCCGGCCCAGCTCTCCGGCGGCCAGCAGCAGCGGGTGGCCATCGCCCGGGCCCTCGCCATGGACCCCAAGGCCCTCCTCTTCGACGAGCCCACCTCCGCCCTGGACCCGGAGATGATCAACGAGGTGCTGGAGGTCATGCAGCAGCTCGCCCGGGACGGGATGACCATGGTCGTGGTCACCCACGAGATGGGCTTCGCCCGCTCCGCCGCCAACCGCGTCGTGTTCATGGCCGATGGCAGGATCGTCGAGGACCGGACCCCGGAGCAGTTCTTCACCGCTCCCGAGAGCGACCGGGCCAGGGACTTCCTCTCCAAGATCCTCAAGCACTGA
- a CDS encoding DUF6278 family protein: MNIPFLDNWLNRHETGQGAALASALADDPEGVTEMFSECEMLRVQARAGGLELDESPASLEALDQMMPRWRRDPEITPWLGNDAGFYLGTVIIRTVPGSGWQVWPNGQPVIRLASGRELNVVESGVAWAMTGSPELCQAYAEASEI, translated from the coding sequence ATGAACATCCCTTTCCTGGACAACTGGCTGAATCGGCACGAGACCGGACAGGGTGCGGCGCTGGCCTCGGCGCTCGCCGACGACCCCGAGGGCGTCACCGAGATGTTCTCCGAGTGCGAGATGCTGCGCGTCCAGGCGAGAGCGGGCGGGCTGGAACTCGACGAGAGCCCGGCCTCGTTGGAGGCCCTGGACCAGATGATGCCGCGCTGGCGCCGGGACCCGGAGATCACGCCGTGGCTGGGCAACGACGCCGGCTTCTATCTGGGCACGGTGATCATCCGGACCGTGCCCGGGTCCGGCTGGCAGGTGTGGCCCAATGGCCAGCCGGTGATCCGGCTGGCCTCGGGCCGTGAGCTGAACGTGGTCGAGTCGGGGGTCGCCTGGGCCATGACCGGCTCCCCGGAGCTCTGCCAGGCCTATGCCGAGGCTTCCGAGATCTAA
- a CDS encoding exodeoxyribonuclease III, producing MRIATFNVNSITARLPRLLAWLESSGTDVLCIQETKCAAEQFPADALRELGYESAVHATGRWNGVALISRVGLEDVVTGLTGGPEYEGVQEPRAISATCGGVRLWSVYVPNGREVLHDHYGYKLEWFRALRDAVAEDAAGPRPFAVLGDFNVAPTDEDVFDPAVFEGLTHVTPAERAALEALRAAGLSDILPRALKYDRPYTYWDYRQLAFPKNRGMRIDLVYGNAAFAKAVKDAYVDREERKGKGASDHAPVIVDLDV from the coding sequence ATGCGTATCGCCACGTTCAACGTCAACTCGATCACCGCCCGGCTGCCCCGGCTGCTGGCCTGGCTGGAGTCCTCCGGCACCGATGTGCTCTGCATCCAGGAGACCAAGTGCGCGGCCGAGCAGTTCCCGGCCGACGCGCTGCGCGAGCTGGGGTACGAGTCGGCCGTCCACGCCACCGGCCGGTGGAACGGCGTCGCCCTGATCTCCCGGGTCGGCCTGGAGGACGTGGTCACCGGCCTGACCGGCGGCCCGGAGTACGAGGGCGTGCAGGAGCCCCGCGCGATCTCCGCGACCTGCGGCGGAGTACGCCTGTGGTCGGTGTACGTGCCCAACGGCCGCGAGGTCCTGCACGACCACTACGGCTACAAGCTGGAGTGGTTCCGCGCCCTGCGCGACGCGGTCGCGGAAGACGCCGCCGGCCCGCGCCCGTTCGCGGTGCTCGGCGATTTCAACGTGGCCCCGACCGACGAGGACGTCTTCGACCCGGCGGTCTTCGAGGGCCTGACGCATGTCACCCCGGCCGAGCGGGCCGCCCTGGAGGCCTTGCGTGCCGCCGGGCTCTCGGACATCCTGCCGCGCGCCCTCAAGTACGACCGGCCGTACACCTACTGGGACTACCGCCAGCTCGCCTTCCCCAAGAACCGGGGCATGCGCATCGACCTGGTCTACGGCAATGCGGCCTTCGCGAAGGCCGTCAAGGACGCCTATGTCGACCGCGAGGAGCGCAAGGGCAAGGGTGCTTCGGACCACGCGCCGGTCATTGTCGATCTCGACGTCTAG
- a CDS encoding MBL fold metallo-hydrolase yields MKLTKKLHSCVQLEKDGRVLVIDPGAFSEPDAGLGADALLVTHEHPDHFDEGRLRAALDARPGAELWTLRSVADRLAGAYPGRVHTVGHGDTFTAAGFEVQVHGELHAVIHPDLPRITNVGYLVEGSLFHPGDALTVPGTPVETLMLPVHAPWSKISEVIDYVREVKPGVAIDIHDAYLSDIARPVYDSALAGLGGAPHTRMTAGESATR; encoded by the coding sequence ATGAAGCTGACCAAGAAGCTGCACTCCTGCGTCCAGTTGGAGAAGGACGGGCGCGTGCTCGTCATCGACCCGGGTGCCTTCAGCGAGCCCGACGCGGGCCTGGGGGCCGATGCCCTGCTGGTCACCCACGAGCACCCCGATCACTTCGACGAGGGCCGGCTGCGGGCCGCCCTCGACGCCCGCCCGGGCGCCGAGCTGTGGACCCTGCGCAGCGTCGCGGACCGGCTGGCCGGGGCTTATCCGGGGCGGGTGCACACGGTCGGCCACGGCGACACCTTCACCGCGGCCGGCTTCGAGGTCCAGGTGCACGGCGAACTGCACGCCGTGATCCACCCCGACCTCCCGCGGATCACCAACGTCGGTTACCTGGTGGAGGGTTCCCTCTTCCACCCCGGGGACGCGCTGACCGTGCCCGGCACCCCGGTGGAGACGCTGATGCTCCCCGTGCACGCGCCCTGGAGCAAGATCTCCGAGGTGATCGACTACGTACGCGAGGTCAAGCCGGGGGTGGCGATCGACATCCACGACGCCTACCTCTCCGACATCGCCCGGCCGGTCTACGACTCCGCCCTGGCCGGCCTGGGCGGCGCCCCGCACACCCGGATGACCGCCGGAGAGAGCGCCACCCGGTAG
- a CDS encoding ROK family glucokinase gives MSTYRDFTLAHRGSARGTVLRTVGTRERRSHLTAPRVPTVGIDIGGTKVMAGVVDADGVILEKIRTETPDKSKSPKVVEDTITELVLDLSDRHDVHAVGIGAAGWVDANRSRVLFAPHLAWRDEPLRDALQSRLAVPVMVDNDANTAAWAEWRFGAGRGEDHLVMITLGTGIGGAILEGGQVKRGKFGVAGEFGHMQVVPGGHRCPCGNRGCWEQYSSGNALVREARELAAADSPVAYNIIARVGGNVPEITGPLITELAREGDAMCIELLQDIGQWLGVGIANLAAALDPSCFVIGGGVSAADDLLIGPARDAFRRHLTGRGYRPEARIAKAQLGPEAGMVGAADLARLVARRFRRANRRRVERYERYERYLGLRGAPGPEEQEPQ, from the coding sequence ATGAGCACGTACCGGGACTTCACGCTCGCCCACCGCGGGTCGGCGCGTGGCACCGTCCTGCGGACCGTCGGGACCCGTGAGCGCCGGTCGCACCTGACCGCCCCCCGCGTCCCGACCGTCGGCATCGACATCGGCGGCACCAAGGTGATGGCGGGCGTCGTGGACGCCGACGGCGTGATCCTGGAGAAGATCCGCACCGAGACCCCGGACAAGTCCAAGAGTCCCAAGGTGGTCGAGGACACCATCACCGAGCTGGTGCTGGACCTCTCCGACCGGCACGACGTGCACGCGGTGGGCATCGGTGCGGCCGGCTGGGTGGACGCCAACCGCTCCCGGGTGCTGTTCGCCCCCCACCTGGCCTGGCGCGACGAGCCGCTCCGGGACGCCCTGCAGTCCCGGCTGGCCGTCCCGGTGATGGTGGACAACGACGCCAACACCGCGGCGTGGGCGGAATGGCGGTTCGGCGCCGGACGCGGCGAGGACCACCTCGTCATGATCACCCTGGGCACCGGCATCGGCGGCGCCATCCTGGAGGGCGGCCAGGTCAAGCGGGGAAAGTTCGGGGTGGCCGGCGAGTTCGGCCATATGCAGGTGGTGCCCGGCGGGCACCGCTGCCCCTGTGGCAACCGCGGCTGCTGGGAGCAGTACAGCTCCGGCAACGCCCTGGTCCGCGAGGCCCGCGAGCTGGCCGCCGCCGACTCCCCGGTCGCGTACAACATCATCGCCCGGGTCGGCGGGAACGTCCCCGAGATCACCGGGCCGCTCATCACCGAGCTGGCCCGCGAGGGCGATGCCATGTGCATCGAGCTGCTCCAGGACATCGGGCAGTGGCTCGGCGTCGGCATCGCCAACCTGGCCGCCGCCCTCGACCCGTCCTGCTTTGTCATCGGCGGTGGCGTCAGCGCCGCGGACGACCTGCTCATCGGTCCCGCCCGGGACGCCTTCCGGCGCCACCTGACGGGCCGCGGGTACCGGCCCGAGGCCCGGATCGCCAAGGCCCAGCTCGGCCCCGAAGCCGGTATGGTCGGCGCCGCCGACCTGGCCCGCCTGGTCGCCCGCCGGTTCCGCCGGGCCAACCGCCGCCGGGTCGAGCGGTACGAACGCTACGAACGCTACCTGGGCCTGCGCGGTGCACCCGGGCCCGAGGAACAGGAACCGCAGTGA